A region from the Benincasa hispida cultivar B227 chromosome 12, ASM972705v1, whole genome shotgun sequence genome encodes:
- the LOC120092485 gene encoding probable purine permease 11 isoform X1, whose protein sequence is MADNQQPILDKEGTSVDELPLANLKRWQWWFLVALNIFFLIVGQAAAVLLGRFYYDKGGNSKWMATVVQTAAFPVLFIPLFLFRSSKDTSTSTNPPSILILLLIYFSLGSLIALDNWLYSTGLLYLSASTYSLVCASQLAFNSVFSYFINSQKFTILISNSVIILSLSSALLAVNDDSERPAGVSKSKYFVGFICSLGASALYSLLLSLIQLTFQKVLKRETFSVVLEMQIYTSLVATIVSVVALFISGEWKSLPQEMAGFGTGRVSYVLTLVGTAVAWQTCSVGVIGLIFIVSSLFSNAISTVSLAVTPLAALVVFHDKMNGVKIIALLLAIWGFVTYLYQNYIDESKAQRRRNRTDEPRDEQSLC, encoded by the exons ATGGCAG ATAACCAACAACCAATATTGGATAAAGAGGGAACTTCTGTTGATGAACTGCCTTTAGCTAATCTAAAACGCTGGCAATGGTGGTTCTTGGTGGCactcaacattttttttctcatcgtGGGTCAAGCTGCTGCTGTTTTACTTGGGAGATTTTACTATGATAAAGGTGGAAATAGTAAATGGATGGCAACTGTTGTTCAAACTGCTGCCTTCCCAGTTCTCTTTATCCCGCTCTTCCTTTTCCGCTCCAGCAAGGATACTTCGACTTCCACTAACCCGCCTTCCATTCTAATTCTTTTGTTGATCTATTTTTCACTTGGATCGCTTATAGCGCTTGATAACTGGTTGTATTCAACTGGGCTCTTATACCTTTCTGCCTCCACTTACTCACTTGTTTGTGCTAGCCAATTGGCTTTCAATTCAGTTTTCTCCTACTTCATCAACTCTCAAAAGTTCACGATTTTAATTTCGAACTCTGTGATTATTCTTTCCTTGTCGTCTGCACTTTTAGCTGTCAACGACGATTCAGAACGACCTGCTGGAGTCTCTAAGTCAAAATATTTCGTTGGATTCATTTGTTCCCTTGGAGCTTCAGCATTATACTCTTTACTCCTCTCTCTTATTCAGCTTACCTTTCAAAAGGTTTTGAAGAGGGAGACCTTTTCTGTGGTCTTGGAAATGCAAATCTATACATCCTTGGTTGCCACaattgtttcagttgttgctctTTTCATTAGCGGGGAATGGAAGAGTTTGCCTCAAGAAATGGCAGGTTTTGGTACAGGTCGAGTTTCATATGTGTTGACTTTAGTGGGGACAGCTGTGGCTTGGCAGACATGTTCGGTTGGCGTCATTGGCTTGATTTTCATTGTGTCTTCTCTCTTCTCCAATGCAATCAGTACTGTTTCCTTAGCTGTTACACCCCTTGCAGCTCTTGTAGTTTTCCATGACAAGATGAATGGTGTGAAGATCATTGCTTTGCTTCTCGCGATATGGGGTTTTGTGACTTATTTATATCAAAACTATATTGATGAATCCAAGGCACAAAGGAGGCGAAACAGAACCGATGAACCCAGGGACGAGCAGTCCCTTTGTTGA
- the LOC120092485 gene encoding probable purine permease 11 isoform X2 encodes MDNQQPILDKEGTSVDELPLANLKRWQWWFLVALNIFFLIVGQAAAVLLGRFYYDKGGNSKWMATVVQTAAFPVLFIPLFLFRSSKDTSTSTNPPSILILLLIYFSLGSLIALDNWLYSTGLLYLSASTYSLVCASQLAFNSVFSYFINSQKFTILISNSVIILSLSSALLAVNDDSERPAGVSKSKYFVGFICSLGASALYSLLLSLIQLTFQKVLKRETFSVVLEMQIYTSLVATIVSVVALFISGEWKSLPQEMAGFGTGRVSYVLTLVGTAVAWQTCSVGVIGLIFIVSSLFSNAISTVSLAVTPLAALVVFHDKMNGVKIIALLLAIWGFVTYLYQNYIDESKAQRRRNRTDEPRDEQSLC; translated from the exons atGG ATAACCAACAACCAATATTGGATAAAGAGGGAACTTCTGTTGATGAACTGCCTTTAGCTAATCTAAAACGCTGGCAATGGTGGTTCTTGGTGGCactcaacattttttttctcatcgtGGGTCAAGCTGCTGCTGTTTTACTTGGGAGATTTTACTATGATAAAGGTGGAAATAGTAAATGGATGGCAACTGTTGTTCAAACTGCTGCCTTCCCAGTTCTCTTTATCCCGCTCTTCCTTTTCCGCTCCAGCAAGGATACTTCGACTTCCACTAACCCGCCTTCCATTCTAATTCTTTTGTTGATCTATTTTTCACTTGGATCGCTTATAGCGCTTGATAACTGGTTGTATTCAACTGGGCTCTTATACCTTTCTGCCTCCACTTACTCACTTGTTTGTGCTAGCCAATTGGCTTTCAATTCAGTTTTCTCCTACTTCATCAACTCTCAAAAGTTCACGATTTTAATTTCGAACTCTGTGATTATTCTTTCCTTGTCGTCTGCACTTTTAGCTGTCAACGACGATTCAGAACGACCTGCTGGAGTCTCTAAGTCAAAATATTTCGTTGGATTCATTTGTTCCCTTGGAGCTTCAGCATTATACTCTTTACTCCTCTCTCTTATTCAGCTTACCTTTCAAAAGGTTTTGAAGAGGGAGACCTTTTCTGTGGTCTTGGAAATGCAAATCTATACATCCTTGGTTGCCACaattgtttcagttgttgctctTTTCATTAGCGGGGAATGGAAGAGTTTGCCTCAAGAAATGGCAGGTTTTGGTACAGGTCGAGTTTCATATGTGTTGACTTTAGTGGGGACAGCTGTGGCTTGGCAGACATGTTCGGTTGGCGTCATTGGCTTGATTTTCATTGTGTCTTCTCTCTTCTCCAATGCAATCAGTACTGTTTCCTTAGCTGTTACACCCCTTGCAGCTCTTGTAGTTTTCCATGACAAGATGAATGGTGTGAAGATCATTGCTTTGCTTCTCGCGATATGGGGTTTTGTGACTTATTTATATCAAAACTATATTGATGAATCCAAGGCACAAAGGAGGCGAAACAGAACCGATGAACCCAGGGACGAGCAGTCCCTTTGTTGA
- the LOC120092485 gene encoding probable purine permease 11 isoform X3: MATVVQTAAFPVLFIPLFLFRSSKDTSTSTNPPSILILLLIYFSLGSLIALDNWLYSTGLLYLSASTYSLVCASQLAFNSVFSYFINSQKFTILISNSVIILSLSSALLAVNDDSERPAGVSKSKYFVGFICSLGASALYSLLLSLIQLTFQKVLKRETFSVVLEMQIYTSLVATIVSVVALFISGEWKSLPQEMAGFGTGRVSYVLTLVGTAVAWQTCSVGVIGLIFIVSSLFSNAISTVSLAVTPLAALVVFHDKMNGVKIIALLLAIWGFVTYLYQNYIDESKAQRRRNRTDEPRDEQSLC; the protein is encoded by the coding sequence ATGGCAACTGTTGTTCAAACTGCTGCCTTCCCAGTTCTCTTTATCCCGCTCTTCCTTTTCCGCTCCAGCAAGGATACTTCGACTTCCACTAACCCGCCTTCCATTCTAATTCTTTTGTTGATCTATTTTTCACTTGGATCGCTTATAGCGCTTGATAACTGGTTGTATTCAACTGGGCTCTTATACCTTTCTGCCTCCACTTACTCACTTGTTTGTGCTAGCCAATTGGCTTTCAATTCAGTTTTCTCCTACTTCATCAACTCTCAAAAGTTCACGATTTTAATTTCGAACTCTGTGATTATTCTTTCCTTGTCGTCTGCACTTTTAGCTGTCAACGACGATTCAGAACGACCTGCTGGAGTCTCTAAGTCAAAATATTTCGTTGGATTCATTTGTTCCCTTGGAGCTTCAGCATTATACTCTTTACTCCTCTCTCTTATTCAGCTTACCTTTCAAAAGGTTTTGAAGAGGGAGACCTTTTCTGTGGTCTTGGAAATGCAAATCTATACATCCTTGGTTGCCACaattgtttcagttgttgctctTTTCATTAGCGGGGAATGGAAGAGTTTGCCTCAAGAAATGGCAGGTTTTGGTACAGGTCGAGTTTCATATGTGTTGACTTTAGTGGGGACAGCTGTGGCTTGGCAGACATGTTCGGTTGGCGTCATTGGCTTGATTTTCATTGTGTCTTCTCTCTTCTCCAATGCAATCAGTACTGTTTCCTTAGCTGTTACACCCCTTGCAGCTCTTGTAGTTTTCCATGACAAGATGAATGGTGTGAAGATCATTGCTTTGCTTCTCGCGATATGGGGTTTTGTGACTTATTTATATCAAAACTATATTGATGAATCCAAGGCACAAAGGAGGCGAAACAGAACCGATGAACCCAGGGACGAGCAGTCCCTTTGTTGA
- the LOC120067298 gene encoding uncharacterized protein LOC120067298, whose amino-acid sequence MRCKKHLSDVTSAVGVCATCLRERLLSLMAAQARAEAHELQLSRLRSSAAAEDLPRKSDPLPPPPLLFPRSVSPYVSRRKVEDSSWSFPSPLDDRHRRFHHRFYSTPQVGPTYYGGGISTSSFVTTGSVSRKQRSRFSFFSSLFRSRSEKLDSVPRDSSHSTCEPASSSSSTWFSSMFSRRKKKKSKFCSIEEQMDQKKKPPPSRFFSRGMSPAGGANEADGDYDDRRDGSPSASGYSSESSKWKPSPAASHGSTARRGRQGLSRNVSGLAFCLSPLVRASPNNRHWNQKGLLPEFAYSGEVRVPTKPHLSEAASFCANRSRKLADFGRVNGNR is encoded by the coding sequence ATGAGGTGCAAGAAGCATCTCTCTGACGTTACCAGCGCAGTCGGAGTCTGCGCCACATGTCTTCGGGAGCGGCTTCTCTCTCTCATGGCAGCTCAGGCCAGGGCCGAGGCTCACGAACTGCAACTATCTCGACTTCGTTCCTCTGCGGCGGCGGAGGATTTACCGAGGAAGTCTGATCCTCTTCCGCCGCCTCCTTTATTGTTTCCGCGCTCTGTTTCTCCCTACGTCTCGCGGCGGAAAGTTGAGGATTCGTCGTGGAGCTTTCCGAGTCCGTTGGATGATAGACATCGTCGATTTCATCATCGCTTCTATAGTACTCCGCAGGTTGGACCTACTTACTACGGCGGCGGTATTTCTACTTCTTCTTTTGTTACTACCGGCTCTGTTAGTCGGAAACAGAGGAGTAGATTTTCGTTTTTCTCTAGTCTTTTCAGGTCCAGATCCGAGAAATTGGATTCGGTTCCTCGCGATTCTTCTCATTCTACTTGTGAACCtgcttcctcttcctcttccactTGGTTTTCCTCGATGTTCTCCCgtcggaagaagaagaagtcgaAGTTTTGCTCGATTGAAGAACAAATGGATCAGAAGAAGAAGCCGCCGCCATCGCGATTCTTCTCTCGAGGAATGTCGCCAGCTGGTGGAGCGAACGAGGCGGACGGAGATTACGACGATCGCCGCGATGGATCTCCGTCGGCAAGTGGTTACTCCTCCGAATCCTCGAAGTGGAAACCGTCTCCGGCGGCGTCTCATGGATCGACAGCGAGGCGAGGAAGGCAAGGACTGAGTCGGAATGTTTCTGGTCTCGCGTTTTGCTTGAGTCCACTAGTGAGAGCTAGCCCTAACAACCGTCACTGGAACCAGAAAGGACTGCTGCCGGAATTTGCGTATTCCGGCGAAGTTAGGGTTCCGACGAAGCCTCATCTCTCCGAAGCGGCGTCGTTTTGCGCGAACCGGTCTCGAAAACTTGCGGATTTTGGAAGAGTCAATGGCAACCGTTGA